Proteins found in one Acinetobacter sp. XH1741 genomic segment:
- a CDS encoding AarF/UbiB family protein, with protein MIPHVSRLLELWRIAAHYRLDTLFPADELPVKAKHALNIIKMHPAAWSSRERKNPLKLKEALEDMGPLAIKLGQLLSTRRDLIPPEILAQLVLLQDQVKPFDSNVAKQRIQDSLKADVNTLFARFDDQPLAAASIAQVHTAALHDGREVVVKVTRPDIRSQILQDFEILAWLGNTLESRLEAARALHLTEIIQDYRQIILNELDLSIEADNTRRMRHYFTGSTMMYVPEVYMDTKDVMVAERITGVPISDTATFDRLGMDRAQLAEKGLTIFFTQVFRDNFFHADMHPGNVFVETINPSNPRFIALDCAIMGELSKHDQMTVARMLLAVMNSNFMQLIQIVHQAGWIPPGTDQDALAREMRRTVGPMVSKPMDQLDFAGILIQVMDIARRFHLEIPPQLMLLLKTLVHVEGLGTDLYPQLDIWKLAKPILTEWVKSNMNPVKNVKELGQQLPDLLLGAQDFPSLIIDSLNGLKNQSAWQDRQLREIQQLRLQMEHQQRRSWMFGSTMLILLTIAIISPWFVSIILIVLSSLLALWRILK; from the coding sequence TTTCACGTTTACTCGAACTTTGGCGTATTGCAGCGCACTATAGACTCGATACGTTGTTCCCTGCGGATGAATTACCGGTTAAAGCCAAGCATGCATTAAATATTATTAAGATGCATCCGGCAGCATGGTCGAGTCGTGAACGCAAAAACCCATTAAAACTTAAAGAAGCTTTGGAAGATATGGGGCCACTTGCGATTAAGCTTGGGCAGTTATTGTCTACTCGACGTGACCTTATTCCACCTGAAATACTCGCTCAATTGGTTTTACTTCAAGATCAAGTCAAACCGTTTGATAGCAATGTTGCCAAACAACGTATTCAAGATTCTTTAAAAGCAGACGTAAACACCCTCTTTGCCCGTTTTGATGACCAGCCATTAGCTGCTGCTTCAATTGCACAAGTACATACAGCAGCATTACATGATGGCCGTGAAGTTGTTGTTAAAGTCACTCGTCCGGACATTCGTAGCCAAATTTTACAAGACTTTGAAATTTTGGCATGGCTAGGCAACACGTTAGAAAGCCGCCTTGAAGCTGCTCGTGCGCTGCATCTCACTGAAATTATTCAAGACTATCGCCAGATCATTTTAAATGAGCTGGACTTGAGTATTGAAGCAGATAACACTCGTCGTATGCGCCATTACTTCACTGGCTCAACCATGATGTATGTGCCAGAAGTATACATGGACACCAAAGATGTCATGGTGGCTGAGCGCATTACCGGTGTTCCTATTTCTGATACAGCAACCTTTGACCGTTTAGGCATGGACCGCGCACAGCTTGCAGAAAAAGGATTGACCATTTTCTTTACGCAAGTATTCCGCGATAACTTTTTCCATGCCGACATGCACCCCGGCAATGTCTTTGTAGAAACCATTAACCCAAGCAATCCACGCTTTATTGCACTGGACTGCGCGATTATGGGTGAGTTATCTAAACACGACCAAATGACGGTTGCCCGCATGTTGCTTGCTGTGATGAACAGCAACTTTATGCAGCTTATTCAAATTGTGCATCAAGCTGGGTGGATTCCACCGGGTACCGACCAAGATGCGCTGGCACGTGAAATGCGCCGTACTGTTGGGCCAATGGTATCTAAACCAATGGACCAACTGGATTTTGCTGGTATCTTGATTCAAGTCATGGATATTGCTCGTCGCTTCCATTTAGAAATTCCGCCACAACTCATGCTGCTACTCAAAACTTTAGTGCATGTAGAAGGCTTAGGCACCGACCTTTACCCACAGCTCGACATCTGGAAATTGGCAAAACCTATTTTGACGGAATGGGTTAAGTCCAACATGAATCCAGTCAAAAATGTAAAAGAGTTGGGCCAGCAATTACCTGACCTGCTTTTAGGTGCTCAGGATTTTCCAAGCTTAATTATTGACAGTTTAAATGGCTTAAAAAATCAATCTGCATGGCAAGACCGTCAGCTACGTGAAATTCAGCAACTTCGTTTGCAAATGGAACATCAACAGCGCCGTAGCTGGATGTTTGGCAGTACCATGCTGATTTTACTGACCATTGCAATTATTAGCCCTTGGTTTGTTTCTATTATTTTAATTGTGCTGAGTAGCTTATTAGCGCTTTGGCGTATATTGAAATAA
- a CDS encoding NAD(P)/FAD-dependent oxidoreductase: MKTPHFAIIGAGTAGLATAILLAREGNKVTIFEQVDELSPVGAGLLLQPAGLAVFEHLGVLDNALTLGAKVTGLEGQLPDKRLLVNSHYHEASTNLYGLGIHRATLCHVLTQKLSEYSHQITWRMNHSIESFEEYNDEVRLFGNHQNQKFDACFDAVLIANGARSQLRPKAWVKVDQAYPWGAAWSIVPECQVLDSQILHQFYDRSKIMMGILPTGAIPTEPQQRLSSIFWSLPTPQLQSFLQDEQAKQTWLKQVSERWPKIAQWLKEILYDTQTQPKWLSANYRDVVMTQFGQGRIGVIGDAAHAMSPQLGQGANMALLDAWAFSQSLQQANKNQNIDWPLLWQHYHQLRRSSTQFYQFLSRLLTPLYQSDHWWAGGLRDLVFPWMYQIPYFRKEMAITISGLKTGPFQQLDYERVAQLPKGSSAFHLKNESLSDY, translated from the coding sequence ATGAAAACACCTCATTTTGCCATTATCGGTGCAGGTACAGCAGGTTTAGCCACCGCAATTTTGCTCGCCCGAGAAGGTAATAAAGTAACTATTTTTGAACAAGTTGATGAGTTATCTCCGGTAGGTGCCGGCTTATTACTACAACCCGCGGGTTTAGCTGTATTTGAGCATTTAGGTGTGCTCGACAACGCTTTAACCTTAGGTGCGAAAGTCACAGGCTTAGAAGGACAACTTCCGGACAAGCGTCTTTTAGTTAACAGTCATTATCATGAAGCATCAACAAATCTCTATGGGCTAGGTATACACCGAGCTACGTTATGCCATGTTCTCACACAAAAGCTTAGCGAGTATTCACACCAGATTACTTGGCGCATGAACCACTCTATTGAAAGCTTTGAAGAATATAACGATGAAGTCCGGTTATTCGGAAATCATCAAAACCAAAAGTTTGATGCTTGTTTTGATGCCGTACTTATTGCCAATGGCGCTCGTAGCCAGTTAAGACCCAAAGCATGGGTAAAGGTTGACCAAGCCTACCCTTGGGGTGCTGCTTGGAGTATCGTGCCTGAGTGCCAAGTCCTCGATTCTCAAATTCTGCATCAATTTTATGATCGCTCGAAAATTATGATGGGAATTCTTCCTACAGGAGCGATTCCAACAGAGCCGCAACAGCGCCTTTCGAGTATCTTTTGGAGCTTACCTACTCCACAATTACAAAGCTTTTTGCAAGATGAGCAAGCTAAACAAACTTGGTTAAAACAAGTCTCTGAGCGTTGGCCCAAAATTGCACAGTGGCTAAAAGAGATTTTATATGACACTCAAACTCAACCTAAATGGCTATCTGCAAACTACCGTGATGTAGTCATGACTCAATTTGGGCAAGGTCGAATTGGTGTTATTGGCGATGCAGCCCATGCCATGAGTCCACAGTTAGGACAAGGTGCAAACATGGCATTATTGGATGCTTGGGCTTTTTCTCAATCATTGCAACAAGCCAATAAAAACCAAAATATTGATTGGCCCCTACTCTGGCAGCACTACCACCAGCTTCGCCGCTCATCCACCCAGTTTTATCAATTCCTTAGTCGTTTATTGACACCACTTTATCAATCTGATCATTGGTGGGCTGGAGGTTTAAGAGATCTAGTTTTTCCTTGGATGTATCAAATTCCTTATTTTCGAAAAGAAATGGCAATCACGATTTCAGGCTTAAAAACAGGACCATTCCAACAACTCGATTATGAGCGAGTAGCTCAATTACCTAAAGGAAGCAGTGCATTTCATTTAAAAAATGAATCTCTATCTGATTATTAA
- the hisIE gene encoding bifunctional phosphoribosyl-AMP cyclohydrolase/phosphoribosyl-ATP diphosphatase HisIE — translation MSNWLDEVKFDSNGLIPAIAQHHQTGRILMVAWMNRESLALTAEKNQAVYFSRSRQKLWHKGEESGHFQTVYEIRLDCDGDVIVLQVEQHGGIACHTGRESCFYRKLTPQGWEIVDAQLKDPTAIYGDKAKTESHDHAHTTEQVDVLAHLGQLMQERKQAEADTSYVASLYKKGINKILEKVGEESVETIIAAKDYAAQNTESNLNDLIYETADLWFHSIVMLGYFDLNPQLIIDELARRQGLSGLVEKANRNKV, via the coding sequence ATGTCAAACTGGTTAGATGAAGTTAAATTTGATTCCAATGGTCTTATCCCTGCCATTGCTCAACATCATCAAACCGGACGTATTTTGATGGTGGCGTGGATGAACCGTGAGTCACTTGCACTCACAGCAGAAAAAAATCAGGCTGTTTACTTCTCTCGCTCTCGCCAAAAACTTTGGCACAAAGGTGAAGAATCAGGCCATTTCCAAACGGTTTATGAAATTCGCCTAGACTGCGATGGCGACGTGATTGTATTACAGGTTGAACAACACGGCGGTATTGCATGCCATACAGGTCGTGAGTCTTGTTTCTACCGTAAACTTACCCCACAGGGCTGGGAAATTGTAGACGCACAATTAAAAGATCCTACTGCAATTTACGGTGACAAAGCCAAAACTGAAAGCCACGATCATGCTCATACCACTGAACAAGTGGATGTACTTGCTCACTTAGGGCAGTTAATGCAAGAGCGTAAGCAGGCAGAAGCGGATACTTCATATGTTGCAAGCCTCTACAAGAAAGGCATCAATAAAATCTTAGAAAAAGTCGGCGAAGAAAGTGTAGAAACTATTATTGCTGCGAAAGACTACGCTGCTCAAAATACAGAAAGCAATTTAAATGACTTAATTTATGAAACTGCCGATTTGTGGTTCCATAGCATTGTCATGTTGGGTTATTTCGATCTTAATCCACAACTTATTATTGACGAATTAGCTCGTCGTCAGGGTTTATCTGGTTTAGTTGAAAAAGCTAACCGCAACAAGGTTTAA
- a CDS encoding VOC family protein, translating to MKISHLDHLVLTVASIENTCNFYQTVLGFEVVTFKGDRKALQFGNQKINLHQQGKEFEPKALQPTPGSADLCFISDTPISEVVTHLNQLNITIEEGPVERTGAMHPILSVYIRDPDQNLIEISNNIKL from the coding sequence ATGAAAATTAGCCATCTTGATCATTTAGTTTTAACTGTTGCCAGTATTGAGAATACCTGTAATTTTTACCAAACCGTGTTGGGATTTGAAGTCGTTACTTTTAAAGGTGATAGAAAGGCTCTACAGTTTGGAAATCAAAAAATAAATTTACACCAACAAGGCAAAGAATTTGAACCTAAGGCATTACAACCGACGCCAGGATCTGCCGACCTGTGTTTTATTTCAGATACTCCTATTTCAGAAGTGGTTACACACCTTAATCAGTTAAATATTACAATTGAAGAAGGCCCCGTTGAACGTACTGGCGCAATGCACCCTATTCTTTCAGTTTATATTCGAGATCCAGATCAAAATTTGATTGAGATTTCAAACAACATAAAGTTATAA
- a CDS encoding UvrD-helicase domain-containing protein, with amino-acid sequence MSNIEKPKATYEQAIAIDNARLGQSFKVIAYAGTGKTTTLQMISDAMPERRGMYLAFNKAIAGEAQNKFHRNVDCRTFHSLAFRSVPRGVTDKLRLPRLSPSFIAKEYRLEPITLRRMMGGRYEKYVLMPSRLASLVANAVSYFCSTSSQYPAPRHIQAPNWLHPDDITELQTHLYPSVERRWLESIDPNHQAGIGHDIYLKLWALSEPNIPADYVLFDEAQDADPLMLGILLRQKSTQVIYVGDAHQQIYAWRGAVNAMQQLPLPESRLTTSFRFGEAIADVANALLGGLNETVPLLGNPNQKSSVVNKPHTKMRDAILCRTNARAMELLLAGLVHGDKVSLQADHQKLNRFVDAASFLKQGKRVTDVPELAWFNSWHDVHEYCETNEGSDIKPLVKLVDDHGTEPLKKALAKITPLEQADYVISTAHKAKGLEWNRVHIEDDYQFKINGLEHKITDEELRLLYVACTRAKVSLNIHHLYDLIQQLKVRAPLSLRKSVG; translated from the coding sequence GTGTCGAATATCGAAAAACCTAAAGCTACCTATGAGCAAGCCATTGCCATAGATAATGCACGTCTTGGGCAATCATTTAAAGTGATTGCCTATGCGGGTACAGGTAAAACTACTACATTACAAATGATTAGTGACGCCATGCCTGAACGGCGCGGTATGTACTTGGCATTTAACAAAGCCATTGCAGGCGAAGCACAAAACAAATTTCATCGTAATGTAGACTGCCGTACATTTCACTCGCTTGCGTTTCGTAGCGTGCCACGAGGTGTGACTGATAAATTACGTCTGCCTCGCTTGAGCCCAAGCTTTATTGCAAAAGAATATCGACTAGAGCCGATTACCTTGCGCCGTATGATGGGCGGCCGTTATGAAAAATATGTTTTGATGCCAAGTCGCCTTGCAAGCCTTGTGGCCAATGCTGTGAGCTATTTTTGTTCGACCAGCTCGCAATATCCTGCTCCTCGACATATTCAGGCACCTAACTGGTTACATCCCGACGATATTACCGAACTACAGACTCACCTTTACCCTTCAGTAGAACGTCGCTGGTTAGAGTCTATCGACCCAAACCACCAAGCTGGAATTGGTCACGATATTTACCTCAAGCTTTGGGCATTGTCTGAACCTAACATTCCAGCCGATTATGTCTTATTTGATGAAGCACAAGATGCTGACCCTTTAATGCTGGGTATTTTACTTCGCCAGAAAAGTACGCAAGTTATTTATGTCGGTGATGCACATCAGCAAATTTACGCATGGCGTGGTGCAGTAAATGCCATGCAACAACTACCTTTGCCAGAGTCTCGTTTAACCACTTCTTTCCGTTTTGGAGAGGCGATTGCCGATGTCGCTAATGCTTTGCTAGGTGGTTTAAATGAGACAGTTCCTCTACTTGGCAATCCGAACCAAAAATCAAGTGTAGTCAATAAACCACATACCAAAATGCGTGATGCGATTTTGTGTCGTACCAATGCTCGGGCAATGGAGCTTTTATTGGCTGGTTTAGTGCATGGCGATAAAGTAAGTTTGCAGGCAGATCACCAAAAACTAAACCGTTTCGTCGATGCGGCAAGTTTTCTCAAACAAGGAAAACGCGTCACTGACGTTCCTGAGCTGGCATGGTTTAATTCATGGCACGATGTGCATGAATACTGTGAAACCAATGAAGGAAGTGACATCAAACCTTTAGTGAAATTGGTCGATGACCACGGCACTGAACCTTTAAAAAAAGCACTTGCTAAAATCACTCCTCTTGAGCAAGCTGACTATGTCATCTCGACTGCCCATAAAGCAAAAGGACTCGAGTGGAACCGCGTTCATATTGAAGATGACTATCAATTTAAAATTAATGGCTTAGAACACAAGATTACAGATGAAGAATTAAGATTACTTTACGTGGCTTGTACTCGTGCTAAAGTAAGTCTAAATATTCATCATCTTTATGATCTGATACAACAACTAAAAGTAAGGGCGCCTTTAAGTCTTCGTAAGTCGGTTGGTTGA